CGTCGACGACGAACTGATCGCGATGCTTCCCGCCGAGCACTTCGTCGGCGGCGCGCACGATGGCCTCGGCGAGCCGGGGCTCGAGCCGGCCGGTGTCGCGATGCGTGAGCGCGGCCGAGCGCTTGATCCAGACCACCGCGTCGACGAACGCCGGGAGCGGCCGCAGGCCGGAAATCGGAAAATTCTCGACGGCGCGCTGGGTCTGGATGCCGTACAGCGCGTCGGCGGGCACGGCCTTCTCGCCGAGGGGATCGCGTTCGATGCGGGTGGCGGTCATGGACGTTCGCGCTGGAGGCTGAGGGAGATGAGCAACTTCATTCGCGCCGCGGACCGGGCCGTGTTTTCGGCGGCGAGGGCGGCCAAGGCGGATCTTGCGCGGGGCGAGCGGCTGTTCGTCGGCCTCAACTGCTTCGAGCCGGGCCAGTCGCAGGCGCTGCACGCGCACGCCGGGGCCGACAAATTCTATCTCGTCCTCACGGGAAAGGCGAGGATCACGGTGGGCTGCGAGACGCAACTCGCCGAGGCCGGCACGCTCGTCTGGGCGCCGGCCGGCGAGCCGCATGGCGTGGACGAGGCGATCGAGCGCACGGTCATGCTCGTCGCCATCGCGCCGCCGCCGGTCGGGTGATCAGCGGCTCGCCGGCCGCGGCCGCGAGCCGCCGCGCTTGGTCCAGATCACGACGGCGCCGCACCCGCTCATCGCGCGCTGAAACTCGGCGGGCGTGGTCGATGCGCCGGAATACACCTCGATGCCCACGATGTCGCGCGGGTCGACGGGGAACGGGGCGTCGTCGGTCGGGTCAACCGTCATGGGCACGCCATCCACGTAGTACTGCGGGCTGCATTCACCCTGGGCATCAATGGCCCCCCGGCTCGAGAAGAGCCGATAGCCGTTGCCCACCGGCTCGACCTGCACGCCCGGGATGCCGCGGAAGATGTCCTCGAAGATCAGCGGATTGCGCCGCTCGATGTCGTCCTCGGTGATGAACGTGCCGATCCCCCGCTTCATCCGCTCGTCGAACGACGAGATGCCGCTGCCCGAAGGCATCTTGCCGATCACGGCGAGCGACGGGAGTTGCTGAACCGACTTTCCGAGCACGACCTCGGTGCGGGAAACGCCGCCCGGCTTGAGATCGATCGCAAGAGTGCCGGGCTGGTAGCCGAGGGCTGAGGCCTCGACGGTCTGGGTTCCGGCGGGCAGGCCGGCGAGCGAGAACGCGCCCGTGGCGGTGGTGCGCGCGACGGCGCGGCTGCCGCGCACGTACACCCGGGCGTCGGCGATTGGGGCGCCATCGATGTTCTTCACCATGCCGTCGAGGCGGCCGGTGAGCCGCGCGGTGTCGGCGGCCGTGGCCGCCGCGGCCAGCGGCCGGGTGCCAAGGGTGAACTCACGCGCCGCAAGCGGGCGCCCGGCAAGGTCGAGCGTGATCAGGCCGGTCGAGATCCCATTTCTGGCGGCCCAGACAGTGACCTCGCCGTCGTTGGGCACTCGGCAGACGACGAACTGCCCCTGCGCGTTGGTCTGGGCCCGCGCGCTGTGCCGTGACGTGCGAACGCCCTCCGATTTGCTCACCGTGATCTCCGACCAGATCGCGTTCACCACGACCCCCGCGAGCCCGCTGTCCGACGCGGCATCGCGCACGGTGCCGACGAAGTATCCGGTGCCGGGTGTGCGCGGCTCGGCGGCGCAGGCGCGGCCGTAGCGGCTGTCGGCCGACGGTGTCGCGAGGAGGAGATTTGCGAGTCCCACCGCGGGCACGTCGAGCTTCCAACGCGGCGCGGGCACGCCCGCCTCGGTGAAGGCAGGATGGGTGAATCCGAGCGTGTGGGTGCCCGCCGGCACGCTGTCGAGCCTGAAACGACCGTAGCCGTCGGTGCGGACGCGCGTGGGGGTGCCGTCCAGGAGGAGCGTGGCGTTGGCGAGCGGCCCGCCGACGACAAGGCTGTCGCGCAACTGCCCGGAAACGCCCTGTGCGCTCGCGCGTGCCGGAGCAAGGAAGAGTACCGCGAGCACCGCACAGGTGAGGACGGCGGACGCGCGGAGCGGACCGGGAATGCGAGACAGGTTCATGAGCGGAGAAACGGATTGGTCAGGCGCTCCACACCGATCGTCGTGTCGGGGCCGTGCCCGCTGTGAACGACGGTCGAATCGGGAAGCGAAAGAAACTCGTGCCGGATCGTGGCCATCAAGGTCTCGAAGTTGCCACCTGGCAGATCGGTGCGGCCGATCGAGCCGTTGAACAGCACATCGCCGCCGAAGACGCGGTCGTGGCCCACAAAGCTCACTGATCCCGGCGAGTGCCCGGGCGTCGCCCGGACCGCGAACTCGAGGCCGCCCACCCGAAGCGTCGTGCCTGGGACCAGCTCCACGTCCGGCGGCGGCAGCGAGGCCACGCGGAGCCCGAACCAGGAGCCCTGCTCCGGCAACGCGTCGTACAGCGGCCGGTCGAGCGGGTGGAGGTGGATCGGCACGCCGGTGGCCCGCTTGATCGCCGCGACGCCCAGCACATGGTCCACGTGAGCGTGGGTCAGCCAGATGGCTCGGGGCGTCCAGCCGCGGGTGCCAAGCTCGGCCAGAAACATCGCCGGCTCCTCGCCCGGGTCCACGATCACCGCGTCGCCGGTGCCGCGGTCGCCGATCAGGTAACAATTCTGGACGAACTGCCCGTTGGGCAGTTGCACGACCTCGAGCGCGGACACGGCCGTCAAACCTCGACCGCCGCCTTGCGCTCCGCCCGGGCTTTCCGGTCCGTGAGGAATTTCTCGACGGCAATTGCCGCGGTGGTGGCATCGCCCACGGCGGTGGTGATCTGCCGGGTGAGCTGCACCCGAAGGTCGCCCGCGGCGAAGAGGCCGGGAATCGAGCTCATCATCCGCTCGTCGGTGATCATGTAGCCGCTCGGATCGTGGGCGAAGTGCTCGCGCACCAGACCGGTGTTCGGCTGGAATCCGATGAAGATGAAGCAGCCGGTGGCCGCGAGCGATGAGCGCTCCCCGGTCACCGTGTCCTCGAGCGCGATGCTCGTGAGGCCCGCCGAATCGCCGACGAGCTCGAGCACGCGCCTGTTCCAGAGCACCTCGATCTTCGGGTTTGCGGACAGCCGCTCCTGGAGAAGCTTCGATGCGCGAAATTCGCCGCGCCGGTGAATCACGTAGACCTTCTCGGCGTATCGCGTGAGATAGTCGGCCTCCTCCACCGCCGCGTCGCCGCCGCCCACGACGGCGAGCGTTTCACCCTTGAAGAACGCGCCATCGCACACCGCGCAGTAGGAGACGCCGCGCCCTGCATACTCCAGCTCGCCCGGTACGCCGAGCTTGTGCGGCGTACCCCCGGCGGTGAGGATCACGGCGGGCGCTTCGTAGACGTGGCCGCGCGAGGTCGCGACCTCGAATGTGCCGTCGTTGCGCCGCAGGATCGATTCGACGTTGTCCTGCCGGATGTCCGCACCGAACGCCTTCGCGTGGTCGGTCATGAGCTGCGCCAGCTCGCGACCCTTGATTTTGAGGAAGCCGGGATAGTCCTCGATCCATTCGGTGTTGAGCAGCTCGCCGCCGGGCACGCCGCGCTCGATGAGGACGGTGCGCAGCATGCCCCGCCCCGCATACATGGCGGCGCAGAGCCCGGCAGGGCCGCCGCCGACGATGATGACCTCGAACTCGTAGCGTTCCGGCATGACATCCTCGGAGAAATCCGTCGCGGCGGCACGGGCCGCCGCTGACCAAATATAGAACCGGGGGAGGTTCCTCCGCGCCGGCTCAGGGCCCTACCGATTGCGGACCGCCGCGCATCGGCCGCGTGCTCCGCGGGCGCGGCCGCGAGGTACCCGCCCGCGATGACGATATCGCCGAAAGCGGCGGGATCAGCGGACCGCGCGGCCGCCATCGACGACGAGGGTCGTGCCGGTCACGAAATCGCCGGCCTCGAGGAGATAGAGCACGGCACCCACCGCGTCCTCCGGCGTGCCGAGGCGCGCGAGCGGCGTGGTGCGGACGAGCTGCTGGCGGGCCTCGGCGTCGTAGTGTTCCGGGACGAGCACGGCTCCGGGCGCCACGGCGTTCACCGTTACGTCCGGGGCGAGGCTCAGCGCCAGCACCTTTGTGAGCATGACGACACCCGCCTTGCTGATCGAGTGCGCGGCAAAGCCGGGCCAGGGCTCGAGGCCCGCCACATCCGCGAGGTTGACGATGCGGCCACGCTGCGCGCGGAGGTGTGGCGCCGCGCCCTGCGAGCAGAAGAACACCGCGCGCAGGTTGAGGTCGAGAATCTCGTTCCAGCGCTCCACGCTCGTCTCCTCGAAGCGGAGCCGATGCATCACGGCCGCCGAGTTCACCAGCACGTCGAGCCGGCCGAATCGCGCCGCGACCCGATCCGGGAGCGCGCGCGCCGCGGCGGCGTCGGTGAGATCGGCCGCGAAGCAGTCGGCGACGCCGCCGGCGGATTCGATGTCCGATCGAAGTGCGGCCGCACCTGCGGCTGATGCGTGATGATGGAGCGCGAGCTGCATGCCGCGCTCGGCGAGCGCCGCGGCGATGGCGCGGCCGAGGCGGCGCCCGGCGCCGGTCACGAGCGCGACGCGGCCGCGTAGCTCCACGCTCAGGCTCCGCGCGGCCGGATGGGCAGGATCTGGCCGGTGATGCTTGAGGCGGGGTCCGCCAGGCTCAGGACGCCGCGGCAGATGTCGTCCAGCTCGACGTAAGGGCCCTCCGTGCCGACGCTCGCGACGTTGTCGCCGGTGCGTACCATGCCGGGCGCCACCGCGTTCACCCGCACGCCGGCACCGGCGAGCTCCAGCGCGAGGCTCCGGGTGAAACCGGCGACGGCCGCCTTGGCGGCCGAGTACACCGCCATCGGACTCTGCGGCTCGAGCACGGCCATCGACGCGAAGTTGACGATCGAGCCGCGCGCGGCCGAGAGGGCGCCGATGGCGGCTCGCGAGACGAGCACTGTTGTCTTCACGTTGATCGCCATCTCGCGGTCGAAGTCGCGGGGGCCGAGGTTACTGAGCGGGCCGTAGGTGGTGAGCCCGCCTGCGACGTTCACGACCGTGTCGAGCCGGCCGTACGCGCGCATGGCGGTTTCGATGGCCAGCTCGGTGATGTCGGGGATGGTGAGATCACCGGCGGCGGGGCGTGCCTCGATGCCGAGCGCCGCGAATTCGCGCACGCGCTCGGCCACGCCCACGGCGTTGAGGTCGGCGGCCACGAGCCGCGCGCCGGCGCGGCCGAGCGCCAGCGCCACGGCGTGGCCGATCTGGCCCGCGCGGCCAACGCCGGTGACGAGCGCCACGCGGTCGCGGAAGTCGGGTGTGGCCGGCGCCGTCATCGCCGCGCGGGGCGGGCCGCCTCGAGGCGCCCGAGCCATTCGAGCGGCACCTGCTGAGAACCGAGCGCGCCGTGCGTCTCGTCGCCGGCCGGATCGCCATGCCAGTCGCTGCCGCCCGTGCGCAGGAGACCGAGCTCGAGTGCCAAGTCGGTAATGCGCGCGCGCTGCTCGCCATCGTGGCTCGGGTGGCGGGTCTCCACGGCATCGAGGCCCGCCGCCCGGAGCCGCGCCAGGAAGGATCGATTCGCGCGGTCCTTGAGGTGCGCGGCCGAGACGACGCCACCGACCGAATGCACCAGCGTTGCGACCTCGGCAAAGGCCGGTAGCGTCTTCTCGACGAAGGCAGGACGGCCGCGCGCGAGGTAGCGGTCGAAGGCGTCGCCGACCGAAGCGACTTGCCCGCGCCGCACCAGCGCGCGTGCCACATGCGGCCGCCCGACCGCGCCGCCGTCCGCTTCGGCGAGCACGTCGGCCTCGCTCACGACGACGCCGGCGCGGTGCAGCTTGTCCACCATGGCGCGGCCGCGCCGCGCGCGGTCGGCGCGGCAGCGGACGAGAAAGGCCTCGAGCTCCGGCGAGTCGGCTGGCAGGAAGTAGCCGAGGACATGCATCTCGCCCCAGGGCGCCGCAACGGAAAACTCGCACCCACCTACGACGCGCACGCCGAGCCGCGCGCCTTCGGCTTCCGCGACGGGCACGCCGGCCACGGTGTCGTGATCGGTGAGCGCCATCGCCGCGAGGCCGGCGCCGGCCGCGCGCGCCACGACCGCCTGGGGCGTGAGCTCGCCGTCCGACGCGGTGGAGTGGACGTGGAGGTCGACGATGGATCCGGGCAGATCTTGCGGCTCGCTCACGCGCCGTATCCAGTCTCGGGCGCGGTCCACGCCGGCTGGGACCGGCGCCAGAGCGCACGGAGCTCGTCATCGGTGAGTTCGGCGAGCGAACGGTCGCGGCTCTTGGCGCCGCGTGGCGAGTAGCGCGTAACCCGCCGTTCTCGCGCCGGGCCCGCCCCACGCGAGAAGATGAGCCCGAACTCGTCCTTCACGTACTGGGTGGTTCGTCCGCTCACGGCGACTTGCCACTCAGCGCCGTCGACTTCGATGATTCGCCGTGGCATGTCAGACCCGGACCTCGAGCCAGCGCTCGCGCGCGTCGGGGCCGTAGGCCGCGAGGCGGCCGAGTCGGGCTTCGAGCCGCGCCTCATCGTCGGGCAGCGTGGCGACGGCGCGGTGTGTCGCGGCATTGGCGCTCTCGCTGCATTCGAGGAAGAGATCGGGCCGTTCCGCCGAGCGGAAGAGCCAGAGCCGCCGGCCGCGCGGCTCGGCCACTCGGGCCAGCTCGGCGATCGTCCGCAGATACTCGGCCTCGGCCGCGGGGCTCACCGCCGCGCGCGCTACCGTGAGGGTGCGCGCCATCTCAGTCCGCTCCCTCCGGGAACGCCTCGAGCGCGCGCTTCACCTCCGCCATGAAGCGATCGGCGTCGGCGCCGTCCACGATGCGGTGATCGAAGGCGAGCGAAAGGAATCCGCGGAGGCGCACCGCGAGGGTGTCGGTCCCGTCCACCGTGAGCACGGCGGGCTGCTTGCCGATGCTGCCGACGCAAAGGATGGCGGCCTGCGGTTGGTTGATGATCGGCGTGCCGATCACCGAGCCGAACACGCCGGGGTTGGTGATGGTGAAGGTGCCCTTCTGGACTTCATCGGGCGTGAGGCGCTTGGTGCGGGCCCGCTCGCCGAGATCGTTGATGGCGCGGGCGATGCCGGCCAGCGCCAGCTCGTCGGCGTTACGAATGACCGGCACGATGAGGCCCCAGTCGAGCGCTACGGCGATGCCGAGATTGATGTCCCGGCGGAAGATGGTGGCATCGGCGCCGACGGCGGCGTTGATCACGGGGTGCGTGCGGAGACTCGATGCCACCGCCTTCGCGATGAACGCGAGGAACGTAAGATTGACGCCCCGCTCGGCGAACTCCTGCTTCCGGCGCCCGCGAATGTCAGCAACGTGGGTGTAGTCGACCTCGAAGATCGTGTTCACGTGCGGCGACACGCGCCGCGACATCACCATGTGCTCGGCCGTGAGCCGCCGGATGCGCGACCACGGTTCGACCCGATCGCCGGGCCAGGGATCGACGCCGGGGATCGCGGGCGCCGGAGCGGGCGCGGCCGCCGCGGCGGCCGGCGCGGGCCGAGTTGAGGGCGCGGCGGGCGCCCCCGCGGCTGCGGCGGCCGGCGCGCGGCCTTCCGCCGCCTCGAGATAGCCCAGCACATCGTCGCGCGTCACCCGGCCCGCGTGCCCGCTGCCGGGGATGCGCGCGAGATCGACGTTGTGCTCCGCCGCCATCCGGCGGACGAGCGGCGTCGACTTGCGCCGGAGCCGTTCCTCCGCCGTCTCCGCGCCCCCGTTGGGGGAACCGGAGGATGCGGCACCCGAGGCGGCGGCACGCGTAGTAGGCGGAGGCGTTGGCGCGGCGGGTGGCGGCGCCATGGATTTTGGTGTCGGCGTGGGCGGGGTCGATGCCGCGGGCGCCACCGGTGCGGGCGGCGGGCTCGGTGCTGCGGCTGCAGCCAGAGGCGAGGCGGCAGGGGCCGCCGGCGGAACGGGCGGCGCAGCGGCCGGGGCGGCTGCCGGCGCCGCTGTCGCCTGCGCCGCGCCTGCCTCGGTGTCGATCCGCGCCACCAGCGTCTGCACCGCGACCGTCTCGCCTTCCTGCACCAGAATCTCGGCGAGCACGCCGGCGTTCGGCGCCGGGATCTCCGCGTCCACCTTGTCGGTGGAGATCTCGAAGATGGGCTCGTCCCGTTTCACCGGATCGCCCACCTTCTTGAGCCAGCGAGAGAGGGTCCCTTCGGCAATGGATTCGCCCATCTGCGGCATGACGACGTCAATGAGAGCCATGACTGATTTCTCCGCCTAGTATTCCGCCACCCACCGCGCCGCGCGCACGATGTCGCTCGTCTGCGGCAGCACGAAGTCCTCGAGCGCCGGCGCGTACGGCAGCGGCACATCATGCGCCGCGACCCGCCGCACCGGAGCGTCGAGCCACTCGAACGCCTGCTCGCTGATCCGCGCGGTGATCTCGCCGGCGATGCCGCCGGTCAGGGTATCCTCATGGACGATAAGCACCCGGTTGGTCTTCTTCACGGTCGCGACGATCGCCTCGTCGTCGAGCGGTGCCAGCGAGCGCAGGTCGAGCACCTCGACCGAAAGCCCGTCCTCGCGCTCGAGCGCCTCCGCCGCCTCGAGCGCCTTCCACACGGTGGCCGCGTAGGTGACGATCGAGAGGTCGCGCCCCTCGCGCGCCAGCCGCGCGCGCCCGATGGGCACCACATGGTCGCCGTCCGGCAGCGTTTCCTTGATGCGCCGGTACAGATACTTGTGCTCGAAGAAGAGCACGCAATCGTCGTCGCGAATGGCCGACTTGAGCAGACCTTTCGCGTCGCTCGCGGTCGCGGGATAGACCACCTTGAGCCCGGGCGTGTGCAGGAAGGCGGCTTCCGGGTTCTGCGAGTGAAACGGGCCGCCGCGCACGTAGCCGCCGGCCGGGCCGCGCACCACCATGGGGCACGGCAGGAACGCGCGGTACCGCGCCGTGGCGACGTAGTTGGTCAGCATGTCGTAGGCGCAGGAGATGAAGTCGATGAACTGCATTTCGACCACCGGCCGCATCCCCATGTGCGCCGCGCCCGCCGCGGCGCCGACGAAGCCCGCCTCGCTCACCGGCGTGTCGATCATGCGGTCGGGGCCGAAGCGCTCGCGCAGGCCCTCCGTCGCCTTGAATGCGCCACCGTAGGCGCCGATGTCCTCGCCCAGGCAGAAGACGTCCGCGTCGCGCTCCATCTCCTCGCTGAGCGCCTGGCGAATGGCCTCGAGGTAGGTGACCTCAGCCATCGACGGTTCCCCAGCCGCGGGCGCGCTCGTTGTCGTCGACGGCGCGCGCATGGCCGGCGCGGTACCAGAGCACCGGCGCGGACGGCGGCTCCGCGTAGACGCCGCGCAGTGCGTCGCCCGGCTCCGGCATGGGCGCGGCCTCGACTTCGTCGGTGGCGCGATCAATTGCGTCGCGCACGCTCGCGTCCAGCGCCTCGAGCGCCGCCGCGTCCACGCCGTACGTCCCGGTGAGCGCGGCAACGTAGCGGTCCAGCGGATCGTTGGTCGCGGCCCAGCGCTCGATCTCGCCGGGCGGCACGTACGACTGGTTATCGTGCTCCGCGTGGCCCTTGCGCCGGTAGGTCATGAGCTCGACCAGCGATACGCCGCCGCCGGCGCGCGCCCGCTCGACCGCGTCGTGCACCACTCGATAGACCTCGAGCACGTCGTTGCCGTCCGCCGTGGCGCCGGCGACGCCGTAGCCCGCAGCCTTGTCCACCAGCCGCTCGGCCGCGCACTGGCGGTGCGTGGGTGTGGAATACGCGTAGCCATTGTTCTCGACGATCACGACGAGCGGGCAGCGCTGCACCGCGGCGAAGTTGATGCCTTCATGAAACGCGCCCGTGCTGGTGGCGCCGTCGCCCACGTACACGAGCCCCACGCGCTGCTCGCGCCGGAGCTTGAACGCGAGCGTGACGCCGGCCATGACCGGCACCATGTCGCCCAGATGCGAGATCTGGCCGATGAAGTTGCGGTCGACCACGTCGCCGAAGTGGATGTTGAGCTCGCGGCCGCGCGTCGGGCTATCACCGCGGGCCATGTACTGCCGGAGCACCTCCCCCGGCGTGGCGCCCTTCACGAGCATCGAGCCGAGATTCCGGATGAGCGGCGCGAGCATGTCCTCGCGCCGGAGCGCGTAGGCGCCGCCGACAGCGCACGCTTCCTGGCCGAGCGAGCGGAACAGGCCGCCCACGACCTTGGTCTGGCGATAGAGCGCCACCAGCCGCTCCTCGAGCGAGCGGGTGAGCCGCATGTAGTAGTAGAGCTCGAGGAGTTGCTCCCGCGTAAGTTGGCCGAGCGCAGGTGAGGACGGCGTGATCGCGCTGGTGGCAGCCATGCGGGGCCCGGAGGTAGGAAGTCTCGATCCGGGCAGGAAGATCGGCCGGCCTGCGGGGAGAGTCAAGGGAACCGCGCGCGGGCCGCGCGGCCGAATACCGCACGCGGAGTCCGCCGCGGCGCGACTGCCGCGGCGGACTCGCGCGCCTTACGCCTTCTCCGATTCGATGCGCATACCGTAGAACGTGCGGTAGACGAAGTAGAGCGAGACGAGCAGGAACACCGCGGCCAGGAACCGGCTCAATCCGGCGCCCTTATCCGCCGTGAGCGACACGGCCAGCTCGACCGTGAGCAGGCCGAAGAGCGTGGTGAACTTGATGATCGGGTTGAGTGCCACCGACGACGTATCCTTGAACGGATCGCCCACGGTGTCGCCCACCACGGTCGCGGCGTGCAGGGCGGTGCCTTTCTGCTTGAGCTCGACCTCGACGATCTTCTTCGCGTTGTCCCACGCGCCGCCGGCGTTGGCCATGAAGACCGCCTGATACAGCCCGAACAGCGCGATCGAGATGAGATAGCCGATGAAAAAGTACGGCTCGACGAACGCGAACGCGAGTGTCGCGAAGAAGACCATCAGGAAGATGTTGAACATGCCCTTCTGCGCGTAACGGGTGCAGATCTCCACCACCTTCTTGCTGTCCTCCACCGACGCCTTGGTGACGCCCTCGAGCTTGATGTTGGCCTTGATGAACTCCACGGCGCGGTACGCGCCGGTGGTCACCGCCTGGATTGAGGCGCCGGTGAACCAGTAGATCACCGCGCCGCCGGTGATGAGGCCGAGCAGGAACGGCGGATGGAGCAGCGAGAGGTTCTCGACGTTGGCCGTAAGCCCGTTGGTGAGCGCCACGATGATCGAGAAGATCATCGTCGTGGCCCCAACGACGGCGGTGCCGATAAGCACGGGCTTGGCCGTGGCCTTGAACGTGTTCCCCGCCCCGTCATTTTCCTCGAGCAGGTGTTTGGCGTGCTCGAAGTCCGGCTCGAAGCCGTAGTCCCGCTTGAGCTCGGCCTTGATGCCCGGCACCTGTTCGATGAGCGAGAGCTCGAAAATCGACTGGGCGTTGTCGGTGACCGGCCCGTACGAGTCCACCGCGATCGTCACAGGCCCCATGCCGAGGAAGCCGAACGCCACGAGACCGAAGGCGAACACTGCGGGCGCCACCATGAGGGCGCCGAGCCCGTAC
This genomic interval from Gemmatimonadales bacterium contains the following:
- a CDS encoding cupin domain-containing protein yields the protein MSNFIRAADRAVFSAARAAKADLARGERLFVGLNCFEPGQSQALHAHAGADKFYLVLTGKARITVGCETQLAEAGTLVWAPAGEPHGVDEAIERTVMLVAIAPPPVG
- a CDS encoding carboxypeptidase regulatory-like domain-containing protein is translated as MNLSRIPGPLRASAVLTCAVLAVLFLAPARASAQGVSGQLRDSLVVGGPLANATLLLDGTPTRVRTDGYGRFRLDSVPAGTHTLGFTHPAFTEAGVPAPRWKLDVPAVGLANLLLATPSADSRYGRACAAEPRTPGTGYFVGTVRDAASDSGLAGVVVNAIWSEITVSKSEGVRTSRHSARAQTNAQGQFVVCRVPNDGEVTVWAARNGISTGLITLDLAGRPLAAREFTLGTRPLAAAATAADTARLTGRLDGMVKNIDGAPIADARVYVRGSRAVARTTATGAFSLAGLPAGTQTVEASALGYQPGTLAIDLKPGGVSRTEVVLGKSVQQLPSLAVIGKMPSGSGISSFDERMKRGIGTFITEDDIERRNPLIFEDIFRGIPGVQVEPVGNGYRLFSSRGAIDAQGECSPQYYVDGVPMTVDPTDDAPFPVDPRDIVGIEVYSGASTTPAEFQRAMSGCGAVVIWTKRGGSRPRPASR
- a CDS encoding MBL fold metallo-hydrolase, whose amino-acid sequence is MSALEVVQLPNGQFVQNCYLIGDRGTGDAVIVDPGEEPAMFLAELGTRGWTPRAIWLTHAHVDHVLGVAAIKRATGVPIHLHPLDRPLYDALPEQGSWFGLRVASLPPPDVELVPGTTLRVGGLEFAVRATPGHSPGSVSFVGHDRVFGGDVLFNGSIGRTDLPGGNFETLMATIRHEFLSLPDSTVVHSGHGPDTTIGVERLTNPFLRS
- the trxB gene encoding thioredoxin-disulfide reductase, with product MPERYEFEVIIVGGGPAGLCAAMYAGRGMLRTVLIERGVPGGELLNTEWIEDYPGFLKIKGRELAQLMTDHAKAFGADIRQDNVESILRRNDGTFEVATSRGHVYEAPAVILTAGGTPHKLGVPGELEYAGRGVSYCAVCDGAFFKGETLAVVGGGDAAVEEADYLTRYAEKVYVIHRRGEFRASKLLQERLSANPKIEVLWNRRVLELVGDSAGLTSIALEDTVTGERSSLAATGCFIFIGFQPNTGLVREHFAHDPSGYMITDERMMSSIPGLFAAGDLRVQLTRQITTAVGDATTAAIAVEKFLTDRKARAERKAAVEV
- a CDS encoding SDR family oxidoreductase translates to MELRGRVALVTGAGRRLGRAIAAALAERGMQLALHHHASAAGAAALRSDIESAGGVADCFAADLTDAAAARALPDRVAARFGRLDVLVNSAAVMHRLRFEETSVERWNEILDLNLRAVFFCSQGAAPHLRAQRGRIVNLADVAGLEPWPGFAAHSISKAGVVMLTKVLALSLAPDVTVNAVAPGAVLVPEHYDAEARQQLVRTTPLARLGTPEDAVGAVLYLLEAGDFVTGTTLVVDGGRAVR
- a CDS encoding SDR family oxidoreductase — translated: MTAPATPDFRDRVALVTGVGRAGQIGHAVALALGRAGARLVAADLNAVGVAERVREFAALGIEARPAAGDLTIPDITELAIETAMRAYGRLDTVVNVAGGLTTYGPLSNLGPRDFDREMAINVKTTVLVSRAAIGALSAARGSIVNFASMAVLEPQSPMAVYSAAKAAVAGFTRSLALELAGAGVRVNAVAPGMVRTGDNVASVGTEGPYVELDDICRGVLSLADPASSITGQILPIRPRGA
- a CDS encoding PHP domain-containing protein, yielding MSEPQDLPGSIVDLHVHSTASDGELTPQAVVARAAGAGLAAMALTDHDTVAGVPVAEAEGARLGVRVVGGCEFSVAAPWGEMHVLGYFLPADSPELEAFLVRCRADRARRGRAMVDKLHRAGVVVSEADVLAEADGGAVGRPHVARALVRRGQVASVGDAFDRYLARGRPAFVEKTLPAFAEVATLVHSVGGVVSAAHLKDRANRSFLARLRAAGLDAVETRHPSHDGEQRARITDLALELGLLRTGGSDWHGDPAGDETHGALGSQQVPLEWLGRLEAARPARR
- a CDS encoding dihydrolipoamide acetyltransferase family protein, producing the protein MALIDVVMPQMGESIAEGTLSRWLKKVGDPVKRDEPIFEISTDKVDAEIPAPNAGVLAEILVQEGETVAVQTLVARIDTEAGAAQATAAPAAAPAAAPPVPPAAPAASPLAAAAAPSPPPAPVAPAASTPPTPTPKSMAPPPAAPTPPPTTRAAASGAASSGSPNGGAETAEERLRRKSTPLVRRMAAEHNVDLARIPGSGHAGRVTRDDVLGYLEAAEGRAPAAAAAGAPAAPSTRPAPAAAAAAPAPAPAIPGVDPWPGDRVEPWSRIRRLTAEHMVMSRRVSPHVNTIFEVDYTHVADIRGRRKQEFAERGVNLTFLAFIAKAVASSLRTHPVINAAVGADATIFRRDINLGIAVALDWGLIVPVIRNADELALAGIARAINDLGERARTKRLTPDEVQKGTFTITNPGVFGSVIGTPIINQPQAAILCVGSIGKQPAVLTVDGTDTLAVRLRGFLSLAFDHRIVDGADADRFMAEVKRALEAFPEGAD
- a CDS encoding alpha-ketoacid dehydrogenase subunit beta yields the protein MAEVTYLEAIRQALSEEMERDADVFCLGEDIGAYGGAFKATEGLRERFGPDRMIDTPVSEAGFVGAAAGAAHMGMRPVVEMQFIDFISCAYDMLTNYVATARYRAFLPCPMVVRGPAGGYVRGGPFHSQNPEAAFLHTPGLKVVYPATASDAKGLLKSAIRDDDCVLFFEHKYLYRRIKETLPDGDHVVPIGRARLAREGRDLSIVTYAATVWKALEAAEALEREDGLSVEVLDLRSLAPLDDEAIVATVKKTNRVLIVHEDTLTGGIAGEITARISEQAFEWLDAPVRRVAAHDVPLPYAPALEDFVLPQTSDIVRAARWVAEY
- a CDS encoding thiamine pyrophosphate-dependent dehydrogenase E1 component subunit alpha, which codes for MAATSAITPSSPALGQLTREQLLELYYYMRLTRSLEERLVALYRQTKVVGGLFRSLGQEACAVGGAYALRREDMLAPLIRNLGSMLVKGATPGEVLRQYMARGDSPTRGRELNIHFGDVVDRNFIGQISHLGDMVPVMAGVTLAFKLRREQRVGLVYVGDGATSTGAFHEGINFAAVQRCPLVVIVENNGYAYSTPTHRQCAAERLVDKAAGYGVAGATADGNDVLEVYRVVHDAVERARAGGGVSLVELMTYRRKGHAEHDNQSYVPPGEIERWAATNDPLDRYVAALTGTYGVDAAALEALDASVRDAIDRATDEVEAAPMPEPGDALRGVYAEPPSAPVLWYRAGHARAVDDNERARGWGTVDG